TTCGAGTCGAGCGAAGTCGAGACACCCATCGACGTGACGCCTGGCCCGAGGGGCATCTCGACTTCGCTCCATGCGAAGGGAGTGGGAAGGCTGCATATCCGCAATCGATCGGTTGCTGTTTTTCCGTCCGATTCGAGGCGATTGCCTGAAATGGGGAGCCTCTATGCCTACATGCCATCCAGAATCGATTGCGCTTCAGTGCGGATTTGGCCCATTTCGGAAGACGCCAAAATCACCTCGACATCACCCGACGTTTTATCGACAAGATCACAAAACCTCTCTCCCAGAGCCATGATCCGTGCGTCCCAAGGCCCGAACACGGGTCGTCGAGCTTTGACATTTGGCGACAGGTTGCTGCCGAAGAGCATCGAATGGCATAGCTCTTCCGGCACGCACATGACGCTCTGATCACGCCCCATCCAGTAATAGTCTTGGAAGTCTTTGTCGCTCAGCTCTCGAAGAGCCTCTAGCACCGCTTCTTTGTTCGGTTTAAACATGTCAGGCTAGCCTTGCTGCGATGGTTGCCAGCGGCATCTTGGCCAAAAGGTCGAATGTCCGCAATTGCGGTCGAAACCGGTCGTTCAGCCAACACTTCCCACATTGCACAAAGCAAAACGCCCGCGGAAGACCGCGGGCGCTTCGTTTATCCGGCAGTGGCGAAGAGCTCAGCTCCGGGCGACACCCGCGATGGCTTGATCGACCAGCGCCTTGTCGGCCGCGGCGTCATGCTTGTCGGCGATCAGCCGTGCGGCCGCTTCGGTCGCCGCTTTGGCGGCCGCCGTGCGGACCTCGGCGAGCGCGCCGGCTTCGGCCGCCGCGATGCGGTCTTCGGCCATCTGCTTGCGGCGCGCGATCAGCGCGGTCGCGTCGGCCTTTGCCTTGGCGACGAGCGCCTCGGCCTCGGCATCGGCACGGGCGCGCATTTCATCGGCTTCCTTGGCGGCGTCGGCAAGCTTCGCCTCATATTCGGCCTTCAGCGATTCGGCGTCGAGGCGCAGCGCCTCGGCTTCCTTGAGCTGCTTCGAAATCTCGGCAATCTTGTTGTCGAGCATGCCCGCGATCATCGCCGGCACCTTCTTCCACAACAGGATCGCGATAAAGATCGCCATGGCGATCGAAACCCAGCTTGTCGCGGTGAGGATACCGAAAGACTTCGGTTCAGCGGCACCTTCGGCCAGGATCATGAGGAAATCAGCCATGGAGCACCGCCTTCACCGCTGCCTTGGCGTCCGCCGCGGCAACCTGCACACCCGAGAGCTTGGCGACGAGGTCGCCCGCCGCTTCGGCCGCGACCGCTTCGATTTCCGCCATTGCCGACGAGCGCGCGGCGCCGATTTCGGCTTCCGCTGCCGCCAGCTTGTCCGCGAGTTCGGCATCGACCTTCGCCAAACGCTTTTCGGCGTCCTTCGCGGCCTTGCCCTTGGCGTCGGTCACCGCCTTTTGCGCGGCGGCGCGGCTCGCGTCGCTCTGCTGGCGATAGCTTTCTTCCAGACCGTCGGCCGCGGCGTGCGCAGCTTTCGCCGCTGCCAGATCGTCGGCCACCTTGCGGTCGCGCGCGTCCACCGTCGCCTCGATCTTCGGCAGCATGCCGCGGCCGATGACGAAAAAGACGAAGCCGAAGGTCAGCAGCACCCAGAAAATCTGGGATGCGGCGTACCAGCTTTCAGCAAATTGGCTGATTTGAGGCATGGATTTACTCGACCGACAAAAGAAAAGCAGTCGCGGGGCCCGCGCTCAGCGCGCCGGCCCCGCAGACGAAATCAGGCTGCCTTGAGGTACAGCAGGATCGCGATCAGGAACGACAGCAGGCCGAGAAGTTCGGCGGCCGCGAAGCCGATGAACAGGCGGCCCTGCTGGCCGTCGGCCGCCGCGGGGTTGCGCAGCGCGCTTTCGAGGAAGCTACCGAACACGTTGCCCACACCGATGGCGGCCATACCGGCACCGATAGCGGCCAGACCGGCGCCGATGAGCGAAGCAGCTTGAACGTCCATTTTATACTCCTTGGGAAAAACGATAATTATGCAGTTGAAAAATCAGTGCAGATTGATCGCGTCGTTCAGATAGAGCGACGTGAGCAGCGCGAAAACATAAGCCTGGATACCCGCGACCAGCAGTTCGAGACCACTGATACCGATCATCAATGCCATGCTGGGGAGGCCGACACCAATACCGATCGCCGGGCCCGCCGCGATCCCGTCGATGATGAACGACGCAAACACCTTCATCAGCACGTGGCCCGCGGTCATTGCGACGAACAGTCGCAGCGCGAGACTGAACGGGCGGACGAGGAACGACACCAGTTCGATCGCCGGGATCAGCCACATCAGCCAGATCGGGGTGCCATGCGGCACGAAGAGCGAGAAGAAATGGAAACCGTGGCGCCAGAAGCCGACGATCAGCACGATCGCGAAGCTGAGGATCGCGAGCACGCCGGTGATCGCGAAGTGGCTCGTCACGGTGAAGGGGTGCAGGCCGAACAGGCCGAAGGGCATCAGACCCAGCACGTTCAGCATCAGGATGAACATGAAGAGCGAGAAGACATAGGGCGTATATTTGCGGCCTTCAGGGCCGATATTGGCATTCATCATGCTGGAGATGAAGCCGGTGAAGCCCTCGACGGCGACCTGCCAGCGGCCAGGAACGAGCTGGCGCTTCATCCCGCCGACCATGAAGACCCACAGCAAGAGGCCAGCGATGACCATCCACAGCGCGCTGGTGGTAAAGGCAACCTCCTGACCCCCGACATGGAACATGTCGAACATCTTCTGCACCTCGAACTGGTGCATCGGGTCCACTTTGCCTTGATCCGCCACGCGATACCTCGCCTAAAATCCTGTCAATCCGGCTTTTTGGGCCGAACATTCGCAATCCGAAATATGTTTCTGAAGGCGACGCCTATTCCGAGGAACAGCACCACCAACAGGCCCCAGGGCGCCGTGCCGGCAAAATGGTCGATCGTCCAACCGACCAGCGCGCCGCCACCGATCCCGCCCAGCAGCTCGGCCAGAACACGATTACCGAGCTTGTAATTCGCATCGGTCTCCGGTCCGGCGGTCGCTGCGGTCCTTCTTGCTTCTGCGGCTTCGGCCCGGTCCAATCGCTCTTCGAGCGAGACCAGGCGCGAATCCTCAGAGCCAAGTTCCGGATCGCTGCCATTCCCCGTCATTCTCTCGCCATCCTCCTGAAACAGAACCGGAAACTCCCGATTCCGCCTACAAAAAAAGGCCCGAAAATTCGGGGGACCCCTAAGGCGCGGTCCGTTTAGGAACGCCGCCCGCTTAAGTCAATGCTTCTGCTTGTGCGCACAAAAATGCCGCCGCGTTTAGGGGCGCGGCGGCATATGAGAGCCCTCGGGCTCCATTATTCGGATTCGGATCTTACGGGCAGCGCGCGTCGCGTTCGGGCGGGCTGGCATCGCGGGTTTTCCATGCGCCGCCGGGGGTCTGATATTTTTCGCCCGGCTTGGTCTTCGCGATCAGATTGCAGCCGCTGGTAAAGGCGAATTGCTCGACGGTGCTGCCCGTCGACTGCGCGCTCGCGGTATAAGCCGCCTTCCGCTTGATATTGAGGTCCTGCACCAGCGCGCGGATCGCGGGGGTCGGCGTCGTCGCGAAACCCAGATAGCCGTCGGGCTGCTCGCCGATCTGCCCGGCGGCGCGCGCCGCGGCATAGGCCGGGTCGCGCTGCGCCATCGCCGACGGCACAGCAAGGGCCACGGCAGCCGTTGCCGCGATCGCGGCAAGCGCCAGTCCGGTCGGTTTCCATTTGGTCATACGCATCACATCCTTCCCCATCAGAATATCTCGCTATTCTGCTCGATGAGCTTTTTGGCATCGCCATCCAGCCTGTACACCACTTCCTGCCGGATGTTGATATTCAGGTTGATTTCGATCGGCTTATCGGGCGTTTCGATCTGAACGCAGCCCGCCAAGGCTCCCATCAGGGTCGGCGCACCTATCATCACCGCAATATGCCTGACGTCAATCGCCAGCCTCCTTGCTCCAGTCTTGTTTATCTTCATCGCACAGGCTCGCTTTCTGGTGGCTGAACGGGGGCGTCCTCCCCCCTCGCGGCGGATTCGGCTTCTTCCTGGGCCCGCATAAGGGCCGGGAGATTCTGTTCGATCAGCAGCGACGGATCATAGAATCCCTTCGCCGACGTCAGAAGCTGTCGGAACGGCGCGGTGATCTTCACATTGAAGACCAGGGGCAGTTTCGCGACCTGATTGGTCAGGAAATTGCGCGTCGCGCCCTCGCCCTGCCCCACGCCGCCAAAGCGGATGTCGGTCACCATTTCGCCGTCGAGATCCCCGTTCAATATGATCGTCAGATCGTCATATTTGAGGCTGCGCAGCGCGCCAAAGGCAAAATTGGCGATCGTGCCGAGATTGCGGTTCGACAATTCGCCGACATAGGCGAGCGTCCCCCCGCCGGCGCGCGAATCGATGCGCCCGTCCACGATCCGCCCGCCGAGCCCGTCGAATTCGACCGGCAGGGTGCCGTCGAACACGCCCGTTGCATTGATATTGTCGAACCCGAAATTCTGCAGGAACACGGCGGCGTCGACCCCGACGATGTCGAACGACAGCCGCCGGGCATTGTCAGCGTTGAAATCGAGCGTCGTGGGGTGGAGCAGCAACTGGCCGCCGCCGAAAGGCCAGCTTCCGCCCTCGATGCGGACGCGGTTGTCGCCGAGCAGCCGATATTCGATTTCGCCGTCGATCACGGGAATGCCGGGGTTGATCTCGTTGATCTTCGCGATCTGCCCCGGCGCCGACCTGAGCCCGATGAGATCGTCGAAGCTGAGCGTCGTCGTCAGCCCGGTGACCGGGCCGAATGCAGCCGCCAGACTTGCGTCGGCGGTTGCGAAGGTGCCGCGGCTCGTGACGCCGTCGGCGGTCCACTCGATCCGCCCGTCGCCGACGACCGAACCCTGAACGTTGGCGACGACGCCGAGCGCGAGGCTGGTAAGCTGGTCGGGCTGGAACGCATCGTCGAACCGCAACTCCTTCACGGCGAGGTCCGCCGCACCGCTAGTGTCGGCGAGGCGATGGCGGATCAGCGTGTCGAGAATTTTCGTCCCCGTCTTCCGTTCGTTGAAGCCGGCTTTCGCTTCGATGACCCCGTCTGCGAACCGCAGGCTCGCATCATCGCTGACGAGCGGGAAGAAGCGCGGGTCGGGCGCCGCGTCGGTGAGCAGAAGGCCGCCGTCGAGTGTCAGCGCGCCTTTCGCGAAGCGCCATTGCCCCGCAATCTCGCTCATGTTGAGCGGCACCGCGCCGATCTTGCCCTCCGCGCCGCGAAGCTCACCGGCCATGCCCTGCGGTGTCGCCCGCCCGGTGAGGGTGTCAGCGGCGAAGCGGGTCACGTCCTCCCCCTCGCCCAGCGCGATGTCCGCGCGCGCCAGCGACCAGCGCATCGCCGACAGGTCCAGGTTCGCCGGGCCGCTGGTCAGGCTGAACGGCGAACTGCCGCTTGTTCCCCTCAGGGCAATGCGCGGAATGCGAATGTCGCCGCGCAGGCCAGCAGGCCCTGCGCTGAGCAGCGGAGCCCCCGGACGGCTGCACAGATCGATGGCGCTGCGGCCGATCCGGAACCCGCTGACCTCGATCCGGTCGGCAGCGACCCGGCTGCACCCG
This genomic interval from Sphingopyxis chilensis contains the following:
- a CDS encoding F0F1 ATP synthase subunit A, whose amino-acid sequence is MHQFEVQKMFDMFHVGGQEVAFTTSALWMVIAGLLLWVFMVGGMKRQLVPGRWQVAVEGFTGFISSMMNANIGPEGRKYTPYVFSLFMFILMLNVLGLMPFGLFGLHPFTVTSHFAITGVLAILSFAIVLIVGFWRHGFHFFSLFVPHGTPIWLMWLIPAIELVSFLVRPFSLALRLFVAMTAGHVLMKVFASFIIDGIAAGPAIGIGVGLPSMALMIGISGLELLVAGIQAYVFALLTSLYLNDAINLH
- a CDS encoding YdbH domain-containing protein, yielding MTDVAGGEQPRFKYRTLLFKKRWLTAGAVIILVAGVWIAREPIADEFIRDQLGSRDVPARYTIERIGFRSEVLSDIVIGDPKRPDLTAKRVEVLLGYGWSGPYVSGINADGVRLYGRFVDGRLSFGSLDKFRDPESKDPFALPDLSVALRDARARVETPWGDIGAALNGGGNLRRDFTGKLALVAPRVGAAGCHGDNVSFYGTVLVRDIRPQLVGPLRGGALRCAGGSVSAASPQVALDLSLSENLQSWKGKADASIVRLVAGPIAADRMGLRASFDGTAVLTRLDVDADMARLRGPDFAAASVNLEAKGSVGSAAPKFDGRIGFARANSSADLRRSLTESARGLSGTPIGPLAARAVGALSRVLADASGSAGFAIAGEGPTARVDLIAPELTSASGAHFTGSAESRIGYLYGADDPAVIATGRWNIGGGDLPAGTLSLDRSAEGKVTGLASFEPYGAEGARLALTPVRFSGGAGGLLRFATTVALSGPLAGGRVERLTVPLNGFLAPTGALAFDGGCSRVAADRIEVSGFRIGRSAIDLCSRPGAPLLSAGPAGLRGDIRIPRIALRGTSGSSPFSLTSGPANLDLSAMRWSLARADIALGEGEDVTRFAADTLTGRATPQGMAGELRGAEGKIGAVPLNMSEIAGQWRFAKGALTLDGGLLLTDAAPDPRFFPLVSDDASLRFADGVIEAKAGFNERKTGTKILDTLIRHRLADTSGAADLAVKELRFDDAFQPDQLTSLALGVVANVQGSVVGDGRIEWTADGVTSRGTFATADASLAAAFGPVTGLTTTLSFDDLIGLRSAPGQIAKINEINPGIPVIDGEIEYRLLGDNRVRIEGGSWPFGGGQLLLHPTTLDFNADNARRLSFDIVGVDAAVFLQNFGFDNINATGVFDGTLPVEFDGLGGRIVDGRIDSRAGGGTLAYVGELSNRNLGTIANFAFGALRSLKYDDLTIILNGDLDGEMVTDIRFGGVGQGEGATRNFLTNQVAKLPLVFNVKITAPFRQLLTSAKGFYDPSLLIEQNLPALMRAQEEAESAARGEDAPVQPPESEPVR
- a CDS encoding YnbE family lipoprotein; translation: MKINKTGARRLAIDVRHIAVMIGAPTLMGALAGCVQIETPDKPIEINLNINIRQEVVYRLDGDAKKLIEQNSEIF
- a CDS encoding F0F1 ATP synthase subunit B family protein, whose product is MPQISQFAESWYAASQIFWVLLTFGFVFFVIGRGMLPKIEATVDARDRKVADDLAAAKAAHAAADGLEESYRQQSDASRAAAQKAVTDAKGKAAKDAEKRLAKVDAELADKLAAAEAEIGAARSSAMAEIEAVAAEAAGDLVAKLSGVQVAAADAKAAVKAVLHG
- a CDS encoding AtpZ/AtpI family protein; amino-acid sequence: MTGNGSDPELGSEDSRLVSLEERLDRAEAAEARRTAATAGPETDANYKLGNRVLAELLGGIGGGALVGWTIDHFAGTAPWGLLVVLFLGIGVAFRNIFRIANVRPKKPD
- a CDS encoding YdbL family protein encodes the protein MTKWKPTGLALAAIAATAAVALAVPSAMAQRDPAYAAARAAGQIGEQPDGYLGFATTPTPAIRALVQDLNIKRKAAYTASAQSTGSTVEQFAFTSGCNLIAKTKPGEKYQTPGGAWKTRDASPPERDARCP
- a CDS encoding F0F1 ATP synthase subunit C; the protein is MDVQAASLIGAGLAAIGAGMAAIGVGNVFGSFLESALRNPAAADGQQGRLFIGFAAAELLGLLSFLIAILLYLKAA
- a CDS encoding F0F1 ATP synthase subunit B family protein, whose translation is MADFLMILAEGAAEPKSFGILTATSWVSIAMAIFIAILLWKKVPAMIAGMLDNKIAEISKQLKEAEALRLDAESLKAEYEAKLADAAKEADEMRARADAEAEALVAKAKADATALIARRKQMAEDRIAAAEAGALAEVRTAAAKAATEAAARLIADKHDAAADKALVDQAIAGVARS